One window of Papaver somniferum cultivar HN1 chromosome 9, ASM357369v1, whole genome shotgun sequence genomic DNA carries:
- the LOC113312106 gene encoding F-box protein At4g22390-like, producing the protein MNKFNLLVSNHQRLLTEPHMFFVSHNVISSSTSQSLSSPFLGKAAGNGNPFMHRNHVRRKYCNCVPQTFGSCNGLVCIKPCHNISTICIWNRSTKEFKQVQATPIEYPPYASGDMESRGIRTSYGFGFDCKADDFKLLRIVGIKGECVSEARVYTLGLNSWKSLGFIPYTFYWYRERGLLVDGVLHWIAVQRIGSEAPPYVVSFDICDETFRYTPFPDKRFATHDMSFLGIWEGKLCLILYHDQDNDVV; encoded by the coding sequence ATGAATAAGTTTAATCTCTTGGTTAGCAATCATCAAAGGTTACTTACAGAACCTCACATGTTTTTCGTAAGTCATAATGTtatatcatcatcaacatcacaaTCGCTATCTTCACCGTTTTTAGGAAAAGCTGCTGGGAATGGTAATCCATTTATGCACCGTAATCACGTTCGGAGAAAATATTGTAACTGCGTTCCTCAAACCTTTGGttcttgtaatggtctggtttGCATAAAACCATGTCATAACATTAGTACTATTTGCATTTGGAACCGTAGTACGAAAGAATTCAAACAAGTTCAAGCAACCCCGATTGAATATCCTCCATATGCATCAGGAGATATGGAGTCACGGGGTATTCGGACTTCGTATGGGTTTGGTTTTGATTGCAAGGCTGATGATTTTAAGTTGTTACGGATTGTGGGTATTAAAGGGGAATGTGTTTCTGAAGCTAGAGTTTATACATTAGGACTAAATTCATGGAAAAGCCTTGGGTTTATTCCGTATACCTTCTATTGGTATAGAGAACGTGGTCTACTTGTTGATGGTGTTCTGCATTGGATTGCTGTTCAGCGCATTGGATCTGAAGCCCCTCCATATGTTGTTTCTTTTGATATTTGTGATGAGACATTCCGCTATACACCATTTCCTGACAAACGTTTTGCTACCCATGACATGTCATTTTTGGGTATATGGGAAGGGAAACTTTGCCTTATACTTTACCATGACCAGGATAATGATGTTGTGTAG